AGTTGcctgtgttcatttttaaaagatctgaTATAACACTTGTACTTCTTCTCTCTTAACTGAAAACATATCTTAATATCAAGAAGAGATTGTTCTTATATTTACAGGTcttaaaaacactgagaaagagATCCTCTGATTTAAAACCACATGAATACACTGATTTTCCTTTGCCAAACCATTGTTTCCAATATGCAACACCCTGCCCAACAGTCTGAAAGTTATTCATTGTAGTTTAATTATCCATAAATGTAAATCTGAAGCCACTGAGTTATGCTAGAACTCTTTAGAGAGGAGTAACTTTAAAAGGAATTTGCCTCTGGCTGCAtaaactgttcttttttaaatccttaACTGTGAGGGTACTGTTGGCTTTATTTAAAGGCGTGAGTTACAATAAGGCCTTATTTTGTATTCTTTAAAGATTAGAGAAGgctaatttgttttaattaatttattcagTGATATAGCCCTTCTTCCTGTTTATGAATTATCCATGAGCAGTCCATGGTTTTTACAAATTCATTCTTTGTTCAGAATTACTCAATGCATGTTTTGTGCAGACCTTTTCCAGTCCATGTAAACTAGGTCAGTCCCGCTCTGTTGGTGACTGCTGAGGCTCTGTGCATCCTTTGGCCAAACACAATACAAACAGAGGCCATTTCCATTGCTAAGACATGATACAAATCTTTAAGCCTTTCTTTAGGCAGAAAAGGTCTGGTGAAAGGGGTAGATATTAAGCCACAGGGGGGGTTAAGTTtatagaaggaaataatttaaagacCTAGATGTGGATGTACTTGTGGAAAATTTCACTCAAAGAGGTAGAATTATCTTAGTTTTAATCAAAaggctgttttaaaaatctttttgttcACATTTTCACAGGATGGTGgcaaggaagcagaaaacacaaagcaacaTTATAATCGTTTTACCTCGATCACATTGCAGGATATTCTGGACCACtgaaagaaattcctcctgaaaaGTTCAACACTACTGCCGTGCCAAAGTATTACCAGTCTCCCTGGATAGAAGCGATTAGGGATGATCCAGAACTGCTGGAAGCTTTATATCCTAAACTTTTTACACCTGAAGCAAAGCCAGAACTGCCTGACTACAGGAGCTTTAACAGGTAATCCtgaatgaaaactgaattttactgACCAGAGGAAAAtgactatgaaataaaatgtttccacCACCTTTAAAAACCGTACCACCTGTGTTTGCAAGTGTGTGCATAAACAGGAACATGCACAGCGATTACAAGTGGCAACAGGAGCATTAAGGAGGAAATGAGTCTATCTCTAAAGTATAGGCCCAAATTCAAATTGTAGAACTAGGAATATAAGATaaattgctaaaaatattgaaagaaagaaagtatcAGAATCcagtgcccagagaagttgtggatgcccattcctggaggtgttcaaggccaggctggacggagctctgagcaacctggtctagtgaaaggtctccctgcccatggcaggcaggttGGAAATAAATCATCCTTAAGagcccttccaacccaaacctcctatgattctttgattctgtgattcagtgtactcaataaataaatatgaggGAAATATGAGCTTCAAACTCCTTTCAGGATGCCCATTGTTGACTTCAGTAGGTATGGTGTCATAAGATCTCTCAGGGAAACCCTCAGTCAGAACTTTGTTTCCAAGTTGTATAATGCAAACCATTCCTTTTTAATACAACTCACATGGCTTTGTTTCAGGCAATGATAGTGCAATGGACTTTATCCCACAACCAATCCTTCACACTAAACAGTTAGATTCCTATTTTATTGCAGTATAACATTTTTATATCTTTGACAACCTTCAGCAACAAATTAACAGATTAAACATTGTTTTACTTACATAGCATCTAGTGTGTTATAGCTTTCAGTAGCTATATGGACaactttgggtttttaaaactttaaagcaAATCCTTACTCATGTCTTTTGCTGTCTTTCATTCCATTTacactatttttatttactgaagtAATGGACAACCCGGCTGAGTTCCAGACAGCTGagccaaaccaaaacccctCCTCAAAAGGCCAGACAGCAAtctattgaaaaagaaaatggttcaTGGCAATACAAACCTAGAGAAAAATATCACAAACATCACTTGTGTTCCTGATATTGATGTGGGCCTCAACTATGTGTGCAAATACTAAAACATTACACAATTCAACATCAAAATTGGCACTGCAGACACTGCATTAATTCTGATTTCCTAGCAGCAGTATACATTGCCATGTTAATAACTGAGTCTGTGTGGCACACTCTTCTCAGCAGACAAAATAGCAAATGCAAGTCAGAGATGTGCCACAGCTGCCAACATTGGAACAGTAACAGCACAGTTTATGTACTGTGCTTattgtaactgaaaaaaaaaaaattaaaaaaataaagagccCAAGAAAAAATGCTAAAGATACATATACATGGAAATAGAATCAGTTCTCCCTCTCACAAGAGGTGGTACTCATTATTGTGAAGAACAGCATCAGACAGGGCACAGAGACTCCATTAACAGGGATATGTGTCTTGAGACAGCGTCTGATGGCTTCTCTGTGGATTTTTAGGCTGTCTCTGTGGTCCTAGGTTCTGTTAGCTGCCCTCTTTACAACACTAACtatttggatttctttttatgtggATTTTCTCTGTGTATGACATGGCAGAACTGTGGCTCACCACAGTCTGAATTTCTTGAACATATATGCATTCTTATAAGGAAAAGGTCAATGTTCTCCCTCATAACTGCCATAAAAAACTAAAATCTGGCACATATATCCAGATCCAGACTGTGAAACTGGTAAATTCAAACCAAAAATGTATCAACATAGTCCACCACAACTCTCCttcttgtggaaaaaaactGATATCCAGTAGAAAAGGATGCCTGGTGGCCCTAGAAAAGCTGTTACAACCTACAGTCAGACTTATGTTTTCTAGCAGattcaaaaagaaattgagaatttgaaaaattaaaattcaagatACTCATCTTGTGGAGAGGATTTTACGGCCATGACTTAGACGTCTACACTCCTAAAAATGTGCAGGAAAGTGTTTGATGATGGAATTCAAAACAGCACACTGCATGCCAAGCTATCCAACAGAAGGCTAACCGGACTTCTGTGTTTAGATCCTACTAAGTCATTCTGTGCATCTAGGTCACAGCATCCTTGGCTTGTTTAATTGCAGTCTTGGAGAGAAAGCAAATGATGCTGTATTAAACAATTAAAGTGTGATATAATAGCACCATTTTGTTATCAGCTAGGGTATCTATCTAGGCTTTCTATCCTGCTTCATCATCCAGTAAAGTGCCATGCGTTTGTTCTCCTGCAAAGCACTGGTACAGTCACCATTAGTCGGGGGGGGGTGTGGTTAACAGCAAGTGTGAGGCATAGGGTTCCCAAGGGAAATGGACCTGAGATCCTTCCCGGTTCATTCACTGGCGTCTGTTGAAATGGCACTCAGACTTTGCAGACCATTTCATGttcctttcagctttccttGTTACAcaacaaactgaaaagcagcacaaccTGAGCAGGTAGGGAGGAATTGCAACTGAGACACACATTCACAGCTTAAAAGTATATTCAGCACTAAACAGCATCCAgattttttctcctgctgtccAGCAGTGGTGACTCTGGATCCTGCAGCAGTGCAATTTTTATAACActaaggaatttttaaaaacaaataaggAATTCATAGAGGTATTAGTTGGAGTCTAGTATTCATTTTAAGCTGCAGGGACCTTGCAGTGTTGGCAGGTCACTGGAGGAAGAGCCGTGGCAGCAAATGTCAGGCCGGTTTGCCCTGTGAGGCAGGGCTGTCTGTGAGccagccagcagtgctctgaCAGCACAGCACCGGCAAGAGAGAAATAGGGCTCAGAGGGGCTCTGAACACACACTGCACACTCTTTCTCCTCAGAGATGAAAACGAATCTGTGCTAGCAGAGAAATACTGCAGAACAGACCATGCCATCTGGTTTCTCTGGGAGATTCATTCCTTTTAGGATTGAAGAAGCATTTACTAGTGAAAAAATTTCTTGTCTCTTTTACCAGCACCAAGTAATCAATCTGTGGGAAAGCAGCATGAATCTGCATTTGCTAAGGAGTTTATAATATTACTTAAATTAGTACCTTTATTCCATCTGCTTCCTTGGAGCTGGATAAAATGTCAAAGGTAGGATTATGAGTAATATACAAAGCACTACATCTTACGCAGGACAAGCAAGTCGGACTAGTTCTGCCTCTCCTACCAGATAAATTCTCACTCAGCTTTCTCAATTCCCAAAGACTATCCTTTCAAAAGCACTACAGGAATCCAGTCCATCTGGACTGGGCTCTGTTTTCATTGATTCATGGATTCTGGAGTCTATTACAAAATGCTAAGATCCAGAGTCTCACAGAAATTTTGGGTGCTAACTTGAAGTGATGTGAGATTAGTGGGAGCTGGGTGCTTAGCCAGTTCCTTAGCACCCAAATACCTCTGTGAAATTAGCATTAGCTCTTGCACTAAGCTCCCATGAAGCTCTGAGCATTTTTCAGGGTCAAATTATTTGCTCCTatgtctcatttttttccagaattaacAATAAGCAAAATGTTCTATGAATGACattcccattttaaaatgtgaaactCGCATTTTTTGTAATTATGTAACTGAAGGTGCTAATCTAATGCagttaaaacatttcttcagacTTTCCCCAATCATCAGCTACAAGCAGTCTCCAATGTCGACACAATATAATGTTTAATAAGAAAGACTAAgggtaaaaaattaaaaagaaagcctGCTAAAAcaacagctaaaaataaacatgatcGTGCCTGCTATTGTTAAATCAAGCACCCACTTTTTAGGAATATGCAAGGTGAATATTAAACAATCTGTTACCCTTCCTGCTGCTATTTCCTATGGCTCTGAACCAGCATTTCCGCCCTAATTATGAGCAATGACTACTGGAAGTTTTTAGGCATGAGATTTAGGCTTCTATACAATGAATCAGAGCTCAAGTAGCACAGCTGATGTGCACACAACAGAGGTCATTACAACACCATGTTGTCAGACAAGTTATTGCTCACAATATATTTACTGCTGCTGTAAAGGAAAATCAACATCTATTAGCCAATTACTCTACTCTCCTTTCTGTCAATCATCATGTGCCCCTGCCTATAAGGCAGGAATACAGAGTTCTCTGAGGCCAGACTTTGTATAGCAACTACAGGGGGGTGTTTTGCCACAAAAGATGTTTGAATTTCCAAAGAAAGCCCTCCTGCTTCTGTTACATACAGAAATACACTCTATTTAAAACCCATAAATACTACAAAGAGGATGTTTTAGACAACAGAATTGTTTTGCAATTTATACAACTACTATAATTCTGTTTATTTGGATTATTCCTTTAATATACATATCAATGATAATTAACATCACAACAATGTGAGAATGTGTATCGTAATTAGGGCAGcaattaaaacaatatttattaTCTGGTGAGATGTAGATCACTACATTCACTCTGTGCCAATTAccaagcaattatttttaatcagtaTCATACGGTATCCATGTTGACATTGTGACCTAGAAGACAGCTCCACAAGAAAAGCTTGATACCACAGGCTTGATACCAACTTTGGATAAACAATTTCCTTTGACCTCAAGAGAGTTTAATGCCTggactggctgctgctgctgcaacacCTTGTCTTATCGTCATCCGAGAAACATTTTTAGAGCTTAATCCAAAGCAGTGTTCTTCTCTCAGTGAGGGTGCATGCCCAGAGCTTGCACGATTTTTTATATCTCCCAGGACTGATGCTTTGAAGTTAACACCATCCCCTTCAACAAATGCTGCTCGTACCAAAATGCAGTGAATCATCCATGTAatggcagagcagcaccatTTCTTTTATGTCACAGATTCATTTTTCTGAACtaatctcttctttttgtgtATGCATACTTAATCCTTAGTACAAAACTTAGGGGTTTTATCCTGCTGAAAATCCTAGACAGATCTTCAAATTATGTCTTTTAGTTTCTGTTGGTATTAATTTCTCTGGGCTTCTGCTATAATACCTGGAGCCACTGGAAATATATTCCATCAGATCTGTTGTTCTGTACCACACACAAAATATACCAAGGCTGGTGAAATTCCATTTCAACAGAAATTCATTTTCCTATGCCACTACATATCTGGCTTTGCATAAACCAGGTGCTCTTGTGCAATTTGAAAATCTGACACTCTTCACTGGCTAGAATATATCCCAGCAAAGTTATGCAGCTGATCAAAATGCAGAGCACATACCACAGTCTGTTTGTTTGTACAAAGGAGGCTGGAAGAAGTGACGGGAAAACTCCAggggttttttcagtctgaaacCTGTATATACAGGAGATCATGGGAGGTATTTGGAAATACTgttgttttaaagtatttccaaaTGGATGTAACAGTCAGCTCCAGCTTAGTATTCCTTATCTTTCAGTTTCTCAGGCTTACTGCCTGAGggaaatttacatttaaataacaTGAAAAACGCTGGGTGAACAGTGTTTCAAGGTTTAGTtacataaacattttcttcagaaacaaagcTGGTGTATCAAGTCCTCACCCATTCCCTCCTTTCCAGAGCCTGTTGTCTTTGGctgttcttttctgcttcactCATTAAGCTCCACTCCTCTTCGCTTGTATTGCTACAATTGTTCGAGCCTACTGGActgctgaaataatttggaTTTTGAAGTGCTCCTTTGTTTTGAAGGGTCTTTGTTTAACCCAGATCACATAAGTGACCCGAGTTTATAGCACAACCCACATACATTCTAACTGGTACAACAATATGGTGCTGAAACAGTGTAGTGGGAGGAACAAGCAGttgaggagaggagaaaacGGGGTGAGAAGTTTCTGAACTAATTACTCGCTAGAGAGAATGTGTTGAGCCACAGTTTCAGACTTATCAACTTAGCACCAACAAAATAAGTTTAGTAACTGTGACTCACCAGTTACAGGGTTTTCTTGTAACatctttttctctcagcttttccatccatttgaatttttaataagGCTGCAAGCTTTATCTAAGGGGAAATAAATCAGATCTTAAAGAGaatttcccagaaaaacaaacagaatacTTTCCCCCGAAGCTTGAAAATGTAAACAAGAAATTGGaacaaaaatctgttcttttcagcttctgggaggaaaagaaaacaagtatttttaaaatcacatttaacttttatttctctggtaTCTACAGAGTTGCCACTCCCTTTGGTGGTTTTGAGAGAGCATCAAAGCTGGTTAAATTCAAGGTACCAGATTATAATATGCTGATGCTAAACGATCCCAGATTCATGATCCTTGCAAACCCTCTTGCTGCCAGAAGATCCTTCAACAGGACTCCCAAAGGGTGGACATCCGAGAATATCCCTGTAGTGTTCATTCAGCCTGCGGAATCCAACACCGTTCCAGAAACAGAGGACCTGTGAGAGAGGCTGCATTCTACATGGTACAAAATGCTGAAAGCTGCACATCTGTGTATTTTTGGTCCAAATACTACTAAAGGCTACTGACAAAATTTTTCCTTGGAAGCCGGAGTATAAGTAATAATGTCAGATGCAGTGTCTCTTTTCTGGCACCCAGTTTCATCTGTAAACATGAGCTAAATAAAGTAACTTGGAAAACACAACAGtgatattttctatttgtttacatgttcttcttttactttctgaaaTCTTTGATTGTCATTTAAGAACAAGTGtaccaagaaaaaagaagtgacaCTACTCTCAAGGGACTTGACTTGATAGGCATGGTGATTTAGGGAAAACAACCAAGCAAAGTCTGTACTCAATGCACCCCAAGTCCTGCCTACTCAAGATAAGCTCTGACAAACCAACCTTCTTCCCAAACGCTGCCTTTGGCCCAAGCTAAGTACTGTGTCATTACTTCAGTGACAGCAAGTTCAGgccattttcctcctttctgacTCTTCCTCAACTTTTATGATGCACATCAGTGCCTGTGTCACCTGGATTTGTTTACAGAAAACTCAGTAAATTTGGCAATGATGAGGATTACGTAGTAGTATGAAAAAGTACAGAGGTATTTCCTGGATGTCTAGAATGTTTGTATTATTCACAGCTAAAAAGCCCAGCAATGACTGGTTATGTCAAACATACAAAAATGGTATCACCAAGCTCTGTTACCACAAATACTTTTATTACTAGAAAGAAATTTTATAGACCTTTTCCCCTACAGCCACAGCGTACACTGAGACTTAAAAGCAAGAGAATTTTCTTGCTCTTGATATACTGACAAGCTCtggtattttataaataaaagcatatgTGTTTTTCAAATATCATTTCAAGGCAGGTAGTTGGCAAAGGAAATTCTGCCatccattttctttaatttacgTTGTCACACAAATAGCACAAATAAATGTAGAGGCCctgaacaaaaatatgaaataaagaaa
This window of the Corvus cornix cornix isolate S_Up_H32 chromosome 4, ASM73873v5, whole genome shotgun sequence genome carries:
- the MYOZ2 gene encoding myozenin-2 isoform X1, which translates into the protein MLSDSALVKERKEQASAIMDEIHRTVSPSLNLGKKVSTPRDIMVEELSTLSNRGARLFKRRQRRSDKYTYENYHYVANKPRNRGEPIQSVRMDGLSVEGIPQHAPMTPPNTPDPRSPPHPDNIAPGYSGPLKEIPPEKFNTTAVPKYYQSPWIEAIRDDPELLEALYPKLFTPEAKPELPDYRSFNRVATPFGGFERASKLVKFKVPDYNMLMLNDPRFMILANPLAARRSFNRTPKGWTSENIPVVFIQPAESNTVPETEDL
- the MYOZ2 gene encoding myozenin-2 isoform X2, coding for MVEELSTLSNRGARLFKRRQRRSDKYTYENYHYVANKPRNRGEPIQSVRMDGLSVEGIPQHAPMTPPNTPDPRSPPHPDNIAPGYSGPLKEIPPEKFNTTAVPKYYQSPWIEAIRDDPELLEALYPKLFTPEAKPELPDYRSFNRVATPFGGFERASKLVKFKVPDYNMLMLNDPRFMILANPLAARRSFNRTPKGWTSENIPVVFIQPAESNTVPETEDL